The genomic stretch GTACTTTGCATGGGTTTTCCTTCCTTTTTTTGTTTCTCCCCTTTTCTGGATGTAGTATAAGGGTATGAGAATGAAAATTAGTGGGCAAATTATATTAAATGAGTAAAAAAATGTACTGCAAAAAAAAGAGTACATTTGTTACTAATTTTTTACGCATTTCAGTACAATTTTGGTACTGCAAAAATGAGTAAAAACTAAAAATGTATCTaacaaaatgagaaaaaaaatgtaATGCAGAAAATTAATGTTGGACGAATGGAGAATTATTTTGAATTATTGAAGATAATAGCATATGGTGAGAGGTGATGAaggtaaataataataaaaaaaaaaggataatTATGTCATTTTTTCGTGCGATACGCCGATATTAGTAATTCACTAATTCCCTAACCATAAAAAGAAAATGTAAAGAATTCAAGGAGAGAGTATCTTTCAGTTATAACTGAATAGTGGGTCCCAGCATGTGGTTTCATCATTCACATATTCTCTTTTGGCGCTCAAATATTTACGCCATTTTCAGCTGGTTTTCTTCGTTAATTTCTTCCCTTCTTCCTCCTACACTTCTTTATCTTCATTTCTTTGCGCTTCCTACATTCATCACATCTTTCCACGGTTCATCATTTGAGGTTATTTCTACTTTCTTTCTTCAATTTACTTGTAGCTTGTTTGCTATGTTGTTGAACCGAAAACCGCACTTTCTTGCAGTCGAATTATGTGATTTATGTTATGGAATGATAATTGTGCAATTagtcttaaatttattttatttaatttaggTTTTCGGATATGTTTACTTAGATTATATGTGAAGTAGAAGTTATACGTAGATTATATGTGAATTAGAAGTTAATTGAGCTAAATTAGAACATTATTGAGGTTGATAACAGTTTATTAGTCGTTTGGAGCTTTCGTACTCGGCTCGTAATTGAAATTGATATGTTGCTGTTAGTGTCGTCAAGTTTGAAGATCGAATTTAAATTGTTGGATTTGAATATCACAATTTCGCTTAATTGATCTAATTTCATTTAGGTTTTCTGATATGGTTACTTAAGAATATCTGTGAATTTGAAGTAAATTGAGTTAAACTAGCACATTATGGAGCACAACTGATTCTAGGTATGAATTATACAGAATTATAGAAATTTGCAGGGGTATGTTAAGTATTGAACGATATTGATTATTGAAGTACATGTATCTTGATTGGAGCTTATGTACTGAGCACGTAAATTGTTTGTCAGTCGAGCGACATGATTGCTGGATTTTAAATTTATAATGTTTGAAGCTTATTATTAGAGTTGTTTGGCAACAAATTAACTTTCTGGTGCAAAGGAGATATGTGATTTGATGTGGAATGTAGCTTGTTGTAGTGTTGGTGAAATCGATTGCTGTTTGTCCAAATTTTTCTCTGTTGTCATCAAGTTGAATTTGGCTTAGGCTGTGCATTATCTAATTAAGCTATATACCTCCATTGTGGTAATGAAAGGAATGATTAAAGACAAATGTTAACCGGAGGATACGAAAACTGTGACTAACTGATTTTCCTAGAATGAGTAAAAGTAAACGCGTTGATATTTATACAAGATTGACGGATGTTGATAGCCAAATCATGCCAATTAAGTGAACTGAATAATCAATGTTAGAGAATGGTTGCCTGACCAAGTGCAATGACTGTACTGTGTGTTACTTGCTCATTTCATGAAGCTTACTTCTTTGTGTTTCAGTACTTTCAAAATGCTTGCACTTTGTTGTGTTCGAATTCCAAACATTTTGTACCTGTGCATTACTCTATTGAAATTGTGTGTAATACTTGAACGTAAGTGTTTGGGTTTAAATATGGTTATGAAGGTAGATTAGGAAAGATTGTTGTATTGTTTTCCTGCACTTTAATCCGATACTAAGCTCGTCATGATTAATTCTCTTATTGGGATTGTGATAGAGTCCATCATTGTGGCAAGTTGTATCTATATGTGAGGCCCTGTAGAAAATAACTCGGTCCATGGAAGAATGTATAACTGTTATAAGACATGGTTGGAGTCATATGGTGGTGGCAAGTGAAAAAAGTCCTCCATCATATGCATGGAATGTTGTTGCACTGTTTTTCTTTTCCATTGAGCAATTGTCGGGTCAGGTGGAGAGGTCGAAACATCAATTGGTAGGAGTAACTCTAGCTTATTATTAGAGTCGTTAAGCGACAAATTAATTTTTTGGTGCATAAGAGATATGTCATTCAATGTGGAATCTAGCTTTAAAGAAATTGAGAAGCATGATGGTGAATAGGAATTCTTATTCAATGAATAACTCAAGCTATTACAATACGATATATATACATCTCAACATATCTTAACAAGACGGAAATAAATAATTACGAGATCAAAACATATTCACAAGATATACGATTATGATATGGTGGAATATCTCGAGATATTTTCCATATACTCTCacaccccccctcaagttggaacTCGTGGTAGGCCGAGACCCAGCTTGCACTGCAAGTACTCAAACACTTCGCTTCCCAGTGGTTTAGTGAACAAATCAGCGATGTGTTCTCGACTTCGAACGTGCATAGTCCTGATAGTATTATTGATGATATGCTGTCTAATGAAATTACAATCTATTTCTATATGTTTCGTCCTATCATGAAACACCGGATTATAGCCGCTTGATTATCACAATATAAAGTCATTAGAAATACTCCTAACGAAGCTAAGAATGATTTCAACCAAATTAACTCACTAGTTTCACTACCCATTGCTCGGTACTCTGCCTCTGCTGTCGATTTTGAGACCGTAGCTTGCCTTTTTGCTCTCCAAGACACGGGCGATGATCCTAATGATACATAATATACACTCAAAGATTGTCTCGTGATCGAACATCTCCCATAATCCGAGTCACAATATCTTCGCAGCTCCAAATCCGAGTCTTTGTTCAAAAATATTcctttacccgggttcattttaatgtATCGTACGACTCTTAAAACCGTATCCCAGTGTTCCTTTCTTGGTTCACTGACAAAACGAGACAACATGTGAACTAAATAGACGAGATCATGCCTCGTGATGGTTAAATAGACTAACCTTCCGACTAATCTTCGATATTTCATGACATCTTTCAATAACTCTCCCTTTGTCGATTCTAGGTGATGGTGTTGCAACATGGGCGTGCTTACCGGTTTGGCCCCGGTCATCCCTTCTTCTTCAATTATTCCCAATGCGTACTTTCGTTGATTGAGAAATAATCCCTTTGACCCATGTGCTATATATCTCAATTCCTAAGAAGTACTTAAGCCTTCCTAAATCCTTGATGCCGAAATGCTCATGAAGGTTACTCTTGAATATCTTACTTGCTTCTTCATTATTGATCACaatgatcatgtcatcgacataaaccaAGACACCAATAAAAACTTTGCCATTATTATAAGTGAACAAGGAGTAATCGGCCAAGGATTGAACGAAACCATACCTTTTTAACAAGGTTGTAAGCTTTGCAAATCAATTTCGCGAGGCTTGTTTTAAACCGTAGATAGACTTCAATAGTTTGCAAACTTTATTCTCCCCCTTTCGTTAAACCCTTGAGGGATTCTCATGTACACTTCATCGTCTAATTCCCCGTGCAAAAAAGCATTATTCACATCCAATTGTTCGATATTCCATTGCTTCACAACTGCCACGGGTAACAATGTACGCACACTAGTCATTTTTGCCACCGGTGCGTAAGTCTCATGGTAATCGATCCCTTCGACTTGTGTGAATCCTTGGGCCACCAGTCGTGCCTTATAGCGCTCAACTGAACCATCAGCCTTGTATTTCACTTTCTACACCCATTTGCATCCAATGGGTTTCTTGCCTTTCTGTAATTGAACTATCTTCCAAGTTCCATTTTCCTCTAATGCTTTAATCTCCTTATTCATTGCATCACGCCACTTTCCATCTTTAGCTAACTCACGGAAACACACTGGCTCTCGAATTCCATCAATTTTAGCCAAGAAAGATTAGTGTGCATTAGAAAAACAATTTGTAACGACATAATTGACTAAAGGATAACGAGTACCTGATTTCGCGGAGTTCGAATGGTCGTGATGAGGTGCTGTGATGGGTTTTACAATTCTTGTGGATTTACATACATAATCCTTCCGCCAATAGGGTTCTCGTTTGTCTCTTGCTCCTCGACCAACCCTATCCTCTTCGATCTCAGTTGGCATCGTGTGCTCTTGCTCTACATCATTATTTGAGTCATGAGTTTCTGGACTCCTTGGCTCTTCTGCACTATTAGTTTCTTGCTCTCCCCTCTCCAATTCTAACTCAATTTCAGACTCAGTTTTTATTTCTAAATTGTCATCAATGTATGTAGTTGGTTCTTCCGAATTTGGAATGGGTGGATTTGTATTGTTTGGCTCGAAATAAGGAAACATATGTTCGAAAAATAAAACATCTCTCGAGACAAAAATACGTTTAGCATTTAAATCATAAACCTTCCATCACTTTTTGCCATGAGGTTAACCCAGAAAAAAACATCTATTTCCCCGTTCCCCGAATTTATCACGAGGTTTGTCTTTATTATGAGCGTAGCACAAGCatccgagaactttgaggtttgaAAAATTAGGCTTCTTTTTGTACAATATTTCAAATGGAGTTTGATTGTCGAGTAATGGAGTGGGTGTTCGATTAATTAGATAAGCTGCTGTTAGAACACACTCTCCCCAAAATTGAATTGGTAAATGTCCCGCAAAACGCAAGGCTCTAGCCTTTTCAAGAATGTGACAGTGTTTTTTCTCCACTCTCCCGTTTTGTTGGGGCGTATCTACGTTGCTAGTTTGAAATAATATCCCGTTATCCTTGTAGTAATATTGCATGACTCCTGATAAGAGTTCGGTACCGTTATCGCTTTGAATGACTTTGACACAGGTTCCGAATTGGGTTTTAACCATATGACAGAAGGCTTTCATTAACTCACTTGCCACACCCTTTTATTTCATAAGATAAACTCATACTCCCCGACTATGATCATCTACGATAGTAAAAAAATATTGGGCACGAGACAGACTAGCAATATGGTATTTTCCCCAAATATCAACGTGAATCAAACCAAATAGAACATCACTACGTTTATTATTAAGATGAAAAGAGTTCCTTGTTTGTTTGGCTCGACAACAAGGGTCACACACAGTGCTAGAGTTCTAATTCAAATTGCAACCAATTATCTTAGAAAAAGAAAACGATTTACTATTCGACGGGTGCCCAAGTCTCTTGTGCCATAGCTCATCAGTCTTGCTCATCGACACCTTTTCCACGGACTCATTCTTGCTTGACCCGAAATAGTAAACCTCATCTCGgtgctcaccccgtccaatctccGTCTTCGAAACCTGATCCCGCATAATACAAAAGTCGGGAAAAAATGTCACTACACAATTGCTTTCATTAATTAATTGTTGAATCGAGATTAAATCACATGTTAAAGTAGGCACATATATCACGTCTTTTAAAATATAAATTTGTCGTTTAAAACGACTTCACCATGCTCATTTGCTCTAATTTTACGTCCATTAGGCAACCCAATAAGGGATGATTCCTCGGTCCAAATATTCGTGAGATAATCCCGTCTTCCTGTCATGTGGTGCGATGCACCACTATCAATTAACCATTCTCCATAGGGATGTCAGCGGGGCGGGTACAAGTGGGTAccgccccgcacccgccccaaTTGAGTCGGGGATGGGTAGAGCTTTGGCAGGTGGTGGGGCGGGTACGGGTATGAAAATTGTACCCGCCATGGGTAATGGGGCGGGGATGAATTTTGCATCCTACCCGCCTCAAACCCGCCTACCCGCCAATTGCTAAAAAAAACTAGTGCGATTATGACAattttttaaatcttatttagttataattaagatataatgtAAATAATAGTTATTTTATTAAGTTTTTTACTAACTTCTTTGGTGAAAAAACTAAACATATATaaagataaattaaaaaaaatggaaattaataATGCTTAAATCAACATTTGCGAAAAAATTTATCGAATAAAATTATGGTGTAGCGGGTTAATGGATAAGCGGGGCGGGTACGGTTTTATATTTCCAcccgttggggcggggatggttttggaaaCTTGTACCTGCCATGGGTAGTGGGGCGGGGACGGATacgagtttttcttggtgggtacgggtacgggagagcctatatccaccaccgccccgcccAAATGACATCCCTAATTCTCCATTAATTTTAGTATGCATACCTGATAATTTGTCACTACCTTCAGGACTAGAATTCAAGAGAATACGAAGTTTCTCAATTTCGTCATTCGTGAAGGGTAATTTCACAGCTTCTCCCTCCTTATTTCCTGGCGACGAACTCCCTATTGCATTTGCTTGATGTTCACGCCCCTATGACATCCCACGTCCTCGTCCAAGGCCATAGCTACCACGACCACGTCCTCAGCCCCTTGCTCTTTCTCTGGCTTTCACGGTTTCATACCCGTGTTTGCCATAACAATTCTTTTCCGTGTGGTAATATTTTCCACAGCGGCCACATGGAACCGGTTCTGTTTCCTCTTCTCCAACTTGCTTTGAATATTGTCTCTTTCCTCTTCATGTGTTGTAGGACCTCGCGGCCATGGCTGCCTCATTGTTCTCCTCCTTAATCTTTTCCATTTTCGAATGTCTTTCCTCGCGCAAGATCACAGCATATGCACGAGGTAAAGTAGTGATGGGGTACTCCATCAATAAATTTGTACGAACCTGTCCATACACAGTTCTGTCGAGACCCATCAAAAATTGATGGAGCTTttctttttccctttcttttgctATCACCGCGGCCGCCCCACAAGTACAAGACGGGACCTTGCTATAATTTGCAAGTTCATCCCAAATTGTCTTGAGTTTTGTGTAGTATTCGACCACTGATAAGCGCCCTTGCTTACATTCCGCCAAATCTTCCTTCAATTGATGCACTCTTGGTGCGTTTCCGACAGAATATTGATCTTTCAGTTCTTCCCATATTTCTGAAACGGTCGATGATTCAAACGCAATGCTAAGGTGTAATTTTGGGTTGATTACATTCCGCAACCATGCCTTCACCATCGCATTGCACTGCTTCCATGCTGCTCCCTCAACGCTCTCTTCTCCTCCGGCATCAGACGGTCTTTTGATTTTTGCTTCGACGAAAGTTAATTTGTTCTTTGCTTTTAAACTGTTTCTGACCGCCGCATCCCACAAATCATAATTATCGCCATCGAAGATGATTTGTGTGAGAGATCAATTAGGTTTATCAGATGGATGAATGCAGAGTGGGTGATTTGATGGtatgtttttgattttcttgtctTCATCTCCTTTCGTCATTAtgtctttgtttgtttgtttgtttgttttttttttttttttttgtgaaacctAGCTCAAGATACCATAAAGAAATTGAGAAGCAAGATGGTGAAGAGGAATTCTTATTCAATGAATAACTCAAACTATTACAATACGATATATATACATCTCAACATATCTTAACAAGACGGAAAGAAATAATTACGAGATCAAAACATATTCACAAGATATACGATTATGATATGGTGGAATATCTCGAGATAATTTCCATATACTTTCACAAGCTTTGTGTTTGTGAAAATGATTGTTTGTTCAAAGTTCAAACTCGATACAGTACTACCGCTTGATTCAtgctttgtttgtttgtcacttaGTTACTCTCTGAAGCCGAATACTTTGTTTTGCCGAATTTTGAGTGTGGTTTAAGCTTTGCATTATCTAACTTTGCTATCTGCTCTATATTTGATTTTTGTAATAGAAAGGAATGATCAAATCAAAATGTTAAAATCTGGATATGGAAACTGTGTCTTGATTTTCTTAGAATgacatacaactaattaactaaaGGAGTTGACGTTTTACACACACGATTGACGGTATTGATAGCTAAATCCTGTGAATTAAATGAACTTAATAGCGAA from Silene latifolia isolate original U9 population chromosome 5, ASM4854445v1, whole genome shotgun sequence encodes the following:
- the LOC141655730 gene encoding uncharacterized protein LOC141655730; amino-acid sequence: MVKAWLRNVINPKLHLSIAFESSTVSEIWEELKDQYSVGNAPRVHQLKEDLAECKQGRLSVVEYYTKLKTIWDELANYSKVPSCTCGAAAVIAKEREKEKLHQFLMGLDRTVYGQVRTNLLMEYPITTLPRAYAVILREERHSKMEKIKEENNEAAMAARSYNT